A stretch of Lentimicrobium sp. L6 DNA encodes these proteins:
- a CDS encoding outer membrane beta-barrel protein: MRKQLFIILFMVIGVAVWAQDVKLTASWSAAIPMGATNDYVKFTSGRAFQFELDQNINPRWSVGGTFAWQAFFNKSYTFYFKENSVISATKRNYINALILMANTKYYFPNTVNKLRVFIGAELGTTAIENDEIYGIYRKKEMYWHFAISPVLGVDIPMNKALGINIYFKYLNSFKTKESVHYSWLNTGIGIYLKIP; the protein is encoded by the coding sequence ATGAGAAAGCAATTATTCATTATTTTGTTCATGGTGATAGGTGTTGCTGTTTGGGCTCAAGATGTAAAATTAACAGCAAGTTGGTCAGCAGCAATTCCTATGGGAGCTACCAATGATTATGTGAAATTCACCAGTGGGAGGGCATTCCAATTTGAATTGGATCAGAATATAAATCCAAGGTGGAGTGTAGGGGGGACTTTTGCCTGGCAAGCCTTTTTTAATAAAAGTTATACTTTCTATTTTAAAGAAAACTCTGTGATAAGTGCCACGAAAAGAAATTATATCAATGCTTTGATTTTAATGGCGAATACGAAGTACTATTTCCCAAATACTGTAAATAAACTTAGAGTATTTATTGGTGCTGAATTGGGTACTACAGCTATAGAGAATGATGAAATATATGGAATCTATAGAAAGAAAGAAATGTATTGGCATTTTGCTATTTCTCCAGTATTGGGAGTGGATATTCCCATGAACAAGGCATTAGGAATCAATATCTATTTCAAGTATTTAAATTCTTTTAAAACAAAAGAGAGTGTTCATTATTCATGGCTGAATACAGGAATTGGAATTTATTTGAAGATTCCATAA
- a CDS encoding OmpA family protein, whose product MRIKSIFLVFIILMAGFSFGQKLNTKSGKAKKMFEEANYHVSYGQYYEAEEKLEKAIKADPNFCEAYLMMGDIHADLREFERAIFYYQKSVEISPDFYPQAYYFLGKLLIHSGKYEEAEKALTKYLSYKEIDDYSKSDSERNILNCQFATIALQNPVEFEPMNMGQNINSIYAEYFPTMTVDGKVLLYTRRLGAAGQHQQEDFYISMKRKDGSWYASQNMGKSINTQMNEGAATISADGNTLIFTACEQNGNYGYGRNGYGSCDLFFTLKRGDKWTQAVNLGPPINSGSWESQPSLSADGETLYFVRGINRGTRRESDIMVSNLGEDGYWTKPQKISGNINTAEPEESVFIHPDNKTLYFSSKGHLGMGGSDIYMSRKNEQNEWGEPINLGYPINTYSDENSLLVGPDGKIGYFASDRDGGLGELDIYAFIMPKEIQADPVTYFKGVVYDSLTGELLSSLIELIDLETGKMIQNTYSNSLGEFFMPLTPHHNYMVNVSKDGYLFYSDAIYIKENYDRLKPFIKDIPLLPIQMGSSIVLKNIFFELDKSTLKMESYSELNKLYEFLYKNESINIEIGGHTDNQGSDDYNKNLSEHRAQAVYDFLVEKGISRSRLSYKGYSFDKPIDTNDTEEGRANNRRTEFIVVSQ is encoded by the coding sequence ATGAGAATAAAATCCATATTTCTAGTTTTTATCATATTAATGGCTGGATTCAGCTTTGGTCAAAAATTAAACACTAAATCAGGCAAAGCAAAAAAGATGTTTGAAGAAGCCAATTACCATGTTTCCTATGGTCAGTATTATGAGGCTGAAGAAAAACTTGAAAAAGCAATAAAAGCCGACCCCAATTTTTGTGAAGCCTATTTAATGATGGGTGATATTCATGCTGATTTGAGAGAGTTTGAAAGAGCTATATTCTATTATCAAAAGTCGGTAGAGATTAGTCCTGATTTTTATCCCCAAGCTTATTATTTTTTAGGAAAACTCCTAATCCATTCTGGAAAATATGAAGAAGCTGAAAAAGCACTCACCAAATACCTAAGTTATAAAGAAATAGACGATTATTCTAAATCTGACTCTGAGCGAAATATTCTCAACTGTCAGTTTGCCACTATTGCCCTACAAAATCCGGTTGAATTTGAACCCATGAATATGGGACAAAATATAAATAGTATTTATGCAGAATATTTTCCTACCATGACGGTAGATGGAAAAGTATTACTTTACACTAGGCGCTTGGGAGCTGCTGGCCAGCACCAACAGGAGGACTTTTATATTTCTATGAAAAGAAAAGATGGCTCTTGGTACGCTTCGCAAAATATGGGTAAATCTATAAATACTCAAATGAACGAAGGGGCTGCGACCATTTCTGCAGATGGAAACACATTGATTTTTACAGCATGTGAGCAAAATGGTAATTATGGTTATGGAAGAAATGGTTACGGCAGTTGCGATTTGTTTTTCACCCTCAAAAGAGGCGACAAATGGACACAAGCTGTAAACCTTGGTCCTCCAATTAACTCTGGTTCCTGGGAGAGCCAACCTAGCCTTTCTGCTGATGGAGAAACTTTATACTTTGTAAGAGGAATAAATAGAGGAACACGAAGAGAATCCGATATTATGGTTTCCAATTTAGGAGAAGACGGATATTGGACTAAGCCTCAAAAGATTTCTGGGAATATCAATACCGCCGAACCTGAGGAGTCTGTGTTTATTCACCCCGACAATAAGACCTTATATTTCTCTTCAAAAGGGCATTTAGGAATGGGTGGCTCTGATATATATATGAGCAGAAAAAACGAGCAAAATGAGTGGGGAGAGCCTATCAACCTAGGCTATCCGATAAACACATATAGCGATGAGAACAGTCTTTTAGTTGGTCCAGATGGCAAAATAGGATATTTTGCCTCAGATAGAGATGGCGGGCTTGGGGAGTTAGATATATATGCTTTCATCATGCCAAAAGAAATACAAGCCGATCCAGTTACTTATTTCAAGGGAGTGGTTTATGACTCCTTAACTGGTGAACTTCTCTCTTCTCTCATAGAACTCATCGATTTGGAAACTGGGAAAATGATTCAGAATACCTATTCAAATTCCCTTGGAGAATTCTTTATGCCTTTGACTCCTCATCACAATTATATGGTAAACGTATCGAAAGATGGATACTTATTTTATTCAGATGCCATCTATATTAAAGAAAATTATGATCGGTTAAAACCTTTTATCAAAGATATTCCACTACTACCCATTCAAATGGGAAGCAGTATTGTGTTGAAAAATATATTCTTTGAGCTGGATAAGAGCACCTTAAAAATGGAGAGCTATAGTGAGTTAAACAAACTATATGAGTTCTTGTATAAAAACGAAAGCATCAATATAGAAATCGGGGGACATACTGATAATCAAGGAAGTGATGACTATAATAAAAATCTTTCTGAACACAGAGCACAGGCAGTATATGATTTTCTTGTTGAAAAAGGAATTTCGAGATCCAGATTATCATATAAAGGATATTCCTTTGACAAACCTATAGATACCAATGATACTGAAGAAGGCAGAGCTAATAATAGAAGAACCGAATTTATTGTTGTTAGTCAATAG
- a CDS encoding RNA polymerase sigma factor codes for MQDKSSSEIIKLIQDKATVELGFRYIVSQYKERLYWLIRRMVVHHSDAEDVMQNTFLKVWKNIDKYRGDAELYTWLYRIAVNESLAFLNQKKRQQFNLSDYGEVLSSQLESDTYFDGTEAQRKLQKAILKLPEQQRLVFNLRYYDEMKYQDMAKILDKSEGALKANYHHAVKKVEEYFKQF; via the coding sequence TTGCAGGATAAATCATCTTCTGAAATAATTAAGTTAATTCAAGATAAAGCTACAGTAGAACTGGGCTTCCGGTATATTGTATCTCAATATAAGGAGCGCTTGTATTGGTTAATTAGAAGAATGGTGGTGCATCATAGTGATGCTGAAGATGTGATGCAGAATACTTTTCTCAAAGTTTGGAAAAATATAGACAAATATAGAGGAGATGCTGAATTATATACCTGGCTTTATCGTATTGCTGTAAACGAGTCTTTGGCTTTTCTTAATCAGAAAAAAAGGCAGCAATTTAATTTAAGTGATTATGGTGAAGTTCTGAGTAGTCAGCTCGAATCAGATACTTATTTTGATGGAACAGAAGCTCAAAGAAAATTGCAAAAAGCCATATTGAAACTACCTGAACAGCAGAGACTAGTATTTAACCTTCGTTATTACGATGAAATGAAATATCAGGATATGGCAAAAATATTGGATAAAAGCGAGGGGGCATTAAAAGCAAATTATCATCACGCAGTAAAAAAAGTAGAAGAATATTTTAAGCAGTTTTAA
- a CDS encoding DUF4136 domain-containing protein codes for MIRKYNYFYLIVLAMLVSSCYPDAGISPAETDTVRTSFVSGTDFSLFTYYQIADSVIRIDNEGNVYYEWMKYDEAILNQVDKNLQTKGYLNIADFPDSIADFNVVVSDLSAVQISYYWSYFPYGSYYWGSEQANGYYPMPPPDYMFVSATSYIMVDITDSDPILVTDIPIYWRGIAQGIYSSEMGTRITNSIDIMFIQSSYLSCLEI; via the coding sequence ATGATTCGTAAATATAATTATTTTTACCTGATTGTTTTAGCGATGCTTGTATCGTCATGTTATCCAGATGCTGGGATTTCTCCTGCTGAAACAGATACAGTTAGAACTAGTTTTGTTAGTGGAACTGATTTTTCTCTTTTTACCTATTATCAAATTGCGGATAGTGTGATAAGAATAGATAATGAAGGAAATGTATACTATGAATGGATGAAATATGATGAAGCTATTTTGAATCAAGTAGATAAAAACCTACAAACAAAAGGTTATTTAAATATTGCTGATTTTCCTGATTCTATTGCTGATTTCAATGTTGTGGTGAGTGATTTGTCTGCAGTTCAAATTTCCTATTATTGGTCCTATTTTCCATATGGTAGTTATTATTGGGGAAGTGAACAGGCCAATGGCTACTACCCAATGCCTCCCCCAGATTATATGTTTGTAAGTGCTACTAGTTATATTATGGTGGATATTACAGATTCCGATCCAATATTGGTAACTGATATTCCTATTTATTGGAGAGGTATTGCTCAAGGTATTTATTCTTCAGAAATGGGAACTAGAATCACCAATAGTATAGATATCATGTTTATTCAATCATCTTATTTAAGCTGCCTAGAGATATGA